The following coding sequences are from one Prochlorococcus marinus CUG1438 window:
- a CDS encoding sodium-dependent bicarbonate transport family permease produces MEINPILQNVLAPPVLFFLIGAISVLFKSDLEIPAPLPKLFSLYLLLAIGFKGGIEIQKSGFTDQVLPTLSAAVIMSLLIPLIGFLILRYKFDVFNSAAIAAAYGSISAVTFISAESFLESQKIAFDGFMVGALALMESPAIIVGLLLVKFAAPQNRPKSRKMHLSAILHESLLNGSVYLLLSSLIVGFLTASSNPSGITKMEPFTGQLFYGAECFFLLDMGIVAAQRLPRLKNAGSFLIGFAIFMPLFNSIIGVFVARFLSLSPGNALLFVVLCASASYLAVPTAMRMTVPEAKSSYYISTTLGLTFPFNIVLGIPIYMSLVNTIIPLSPL; encoded by the coding sequence ATGGAAATAAATCCAATCCTGCAAAATGTACTAGCCCCGCCAGTTCTTTTCTTTTTAATTGGAGCGATATCTGTATTATTTAAATCTGATTTAGAAATTCCAGCTCCATTGCCCAAACTCTTTTCCTTATACCTTCTCCTAGCTATAGGTTTTAAAGGTGGCATAGAAATACAAAAAAGTGGTTTTACTGATCAAGTATTGCCGACTTTAAGTGCTGCAGTAATAATGTCCCTATTAATACCCTTGATTGGATTTTTAATTTTAAGATACAAGTTTGATGTCTTTAATTCAGCAGCAATAGCGGCAGCATACGGTTCAATAAGTGCTGTTACATTTATTTCCGCAGAAAGTTTTTTAGAAAGTCAAAAAATTGCATTTGATGGGTTTATGGTTGGTGCCTTAGCTTTAATGGAATCTCCTGCAATAATAGTTGGTTTATTACTTGTAAAATTTGCAGCTCCCCAAAATAGACCAAAATCAAGAAAAATGCATCTAAGCGCAATACTACATGAATCACTTTTAAATGGATCAGTTTATTTATTGCTCTCCAGCTTAATTGTAGGATTTCTAACTGCTTCCAGTAATCCTTCAGGAATCACAAAAATGGAGCCATTTACTGGACAATTATTCTACGGAGCAGAATGCTTCTTCTTATTGGATATGGGAATAGTCGCTGCGCAAAGACTGCCGAGACTGAAAAATGCAGGTTCATTTTTAATTGGCTTTGCAATTTTCATGCCTTTATTTAATTCAATTATAGGTGTTTTCGTTGCAAGATTTTTATCTTTAAGTCCTGGGAATGCACTTTTATTCGTGGTTTTATGTGCAAGCGCCTCATATTTAGCAGTTCCTACAGCTATGAGAATGACAGTTCCTGAAGCTAAATCTAGTTATTATATTTCAACAACACTAGGTCTAACTTTCCCATTCAATATAGTTCTTGGCATTCCAATATATATGAGTTTAGTAAATACCATTATCCCACTTTCCCCTTTATAG
- a CDS encoding SulP family inorganic anion transporter, with the protein MKIINGFHLKNVRGDILGGITAAVVALPLALAFGNAALGPGGAIYGLYGAVVVGFLAALFGGTPAQVSGPTGPMSVTVAGVVAGLAAVGVPRDLSAGQILPLVMAAVVIGGLLQILFGILKLGKYITLVPYSVVSGFMSGIGVIIIALQIGPLLGISTRGGVVESLTTVFSNFQPNGAAIGVAIMTLGIVFLTPRKISQWVPSPLLALLIVTPISILIFGDGAIDRIGEIPRGVPSLNFPSFNQYFPIIFKAGLVLAVLGAIDSLLTSLVADNISQTKHNSDRELIGQGIGNAVAGLFSGLPGAGATMRTVINVKSGGSTPISGMVHSVVLLIVLVGAGPLAEQIPTALLAGILIKVGLDIIDWGFLRRAHKLSLKTSVVMYGVLLMTVFWDLIWAVLVGVFIANMLTIDSITETQLEGMDEDNPLSKDDQAKNALPPDEKALLDRCSGDVMLFRLKGPLSFGAAKGISERMMLVRNYKILILDITDVPRLGVTATLAIEDMMQEAKNNSRKAFVAGANEKVKDRLSKFGVEGIIETRKEALETALNELT; encoded by the coding sequence TTGAAAATAATTAATGGATTTCATCTAAAGAATGTAAGAGGCGATATTCTAGGAGGGATTACAGCCGCAGTGGTGGCTTTGCCTCTCGCTCTTGCTTTTGGTAATGCTGCGTTAGGACCTGGCGGAGCAATTTATGGACTATACGGAGCAGTAGTAGTTGGTTTTTTAGCAGCATTATTCGGCGGAACACCTGCTCAAGTTAGTGGACCTACCGGTCCCATGAGTGTAACTGTCGCAGGGGTAGTAGCAGGATTAGCAGCAGTAGGGGTTCCTAGAGATCTTTCTGCAGGTCAAATTTTACCCTTAGTTATGGCAGCGGTAGTCATTGGCGGCTTACTGCAAATATTATTCGGCATTTTAAAATTAGGTAAATACATTACTTTAGTTCCATATTCTGTTGTTTCAGGATTTATGTCTGGTATTGGAGTAATAATCATTGCGCTTCAGATTGGACCATTACTTGGAATTAGCACTCGAGGTGGAGTAGTCGAATCTTTAACTACTGTATTTTCAAATTTCCAGCCCAATGGTGCTGCTATTGGAGTAGCAATAATGACACTAGGTATAGTATTTCTTACTCCTAGAAAAATAAGTCAGTGGGTTCCTTCTCCTCTCTTGGCCCTATTGATAGTTACCCCAATATCAATATTAATTTTTGGAGATGGAGCTATTGATAGAATCGGAGAAATCCCGAGGGGAGTTCCATCTTTAAATTTCCCAAGTTTTAATCAATATTTCCCAATTATTTTCAAAGCAGGCTTAGTCCTAGCAGTACTTGGCGCAATTGACTCCTTACTGACATCTCTAGTAGCAGACAATATCTCTCAAACAAAACATAATTCTGATAGAGAACTTATTGGTCAAGGAATAGGAAATGCTGTTGCAGGTCTGTTTTCAGGTTTACCTGGAGCAGGAGCAACCATGAGAACAGTTATAAATGTTAAATCTGGAGGATCAACGCCAATTTCTGGTATGGTTCACTCGGTTGTTTTGTTGATAGTTTTAGTTGGTGCAGGACCTTTAGCTGAACAAATACCAACTGCTTTGCTCGCAGGAATTCTTATAAAAGTTGGTCTAGATATTATTGATTGGGGATTCTTGAGGAGGGCTCACAAGTTATCTTTAAAAACTTCAGTCGTAATGTACGGCGTACTTCTAATGACTGTTTTTTGGGATTTGATTTGGGCAGTTCTGGTTGGTGTATTTATAGCAAATATGCTCACTATTGATTCAATAACCGAAACTCAGCTAGAAGGTATGGATGAGGATAATCCTTTATCAAAAGATGATCAAGCAAAAAATGCATTACCTCCTGATGAAAAAGCACTACTGGACAGATGTTCTGGAGATGTGATGCTATTTAGACTTAAAGGTCCACTCAGTTTTGGAGCAGCCAAAGGTATATCAGAAAGAATGATGCTAGTGAGAAACTACAAGATTTTAATATTAGATATAACCGATGTACCAAGACTTGGAGTGACGGCTACTCTAGCGATAGAAGATATGATGCAAGAAGCAAAAAACAATTCCAGAAAAGCATTTGTTGCTGGGGCCAATGAAAAAGTAAAGGATAGATTATCTAAGTTTGGAGTTGAAGGGATTATTGAAACAAGAAAAGAAGCGTTAGAAACGGCTCTAAATGAACTAACCTAG
- a CDS encoding AarF/ABC1/UbiB kinase family protein, whose protein sequence is MINHILHHRLKKFKRAFLIWITLISLLINLWIDNIRFTILQTKSDEKSRVQIKRARWFTNQLIKLGSAFIKIGQLLSARPDLIPNTWIQELSKLQDQVPNFSFAKVEETIRNELGLKFNEIDQIIYEPVGSASLAQVHRATLKDGKKVVFKVQRPNLKELFIIDLGIMQQIAGLLQKNKNWSRGRNWVEIAKECRKVLMKELDFNCEAQYAARFRQQFLDDKNIEVPEVIWDMSSEKVLCLSYLEGTKISDLEKLKTQEIDLPVIAEIGAISYLKQLVNYGFFHADPHPGNLAVSNEGKLIFYDFGMMGNISNNLQTRLEGMVKAAALRDASSLVSQLQQAGLISKDIDVGPVRRLVRLMLKEALTPPFSPNIIEKLSGDLYELVYETPFQLPVDLIFVMRALSTFEGVGRMLDPGFNLVSVTKPYLIELMTSNNQTPNDLINQFGRQVGELGSKAVGIPKRIDESLERLEQGDLQLQIRMGESDRQFKKMFTAQKTLGHSILIGSLSIASALLVTNKQNNFALLPLFFALPISIDWIKCQLSMRKGSRLEKLKR, encoded by the coding sequence ATGATTAATCACATTCTTCATCATCGTTTAAAAAAATTTAAAAGGGCCTTTCTGATTTGGATAACTCTTATTTCGCTTTTAATAAATTTGTGGATAGATAATATTAGATTTACAATTTTACAAACTAAGAGCGATGAAAAAAGTAGGGTCCAAATTAAAAGAGCTAGGTGGTTTACTAATCAATTAATAAAACTTGGTTCAGCATTTATTAAAATTGGACAATTATTATCAGCGAGACCTGATTTAATTCCTAATACCTGGATACAGGAATTATCTAAATTGCAGGATCAAGTTCCTAATTTTTCATTTGCGAAAGTTGAAGAAACTATAAGAAATGAACTAGGGTTAAAGTTTAATGAAATAGATCAAATAATATATGAACCGGTTGGATCAGCATCACTAGCTCAAGTTCATAGGGCGACCTTAAAAGATGGAAAGAAAGTAGTATTTAAAGTTCAAAGACCCAATTTAAAAGAATTGTTTATTATCGATTTGGGTATTATGCAGCAGATAGCGGGATTGTTGCAGAAAAACAAGAATTGGAGTCGAGGTAGAAACTGGGTTGAGATTGCTAAAGAGTGTAGGAAAGTTCTAATGAAGGAGCTTGATTTTAATTGTGAAGCACAATATGCAGCAAGATTTAGACAGCAATTTCTTGATGATAAAAATATTGAAGTTCCTGAAGTTATTTGGGATATGAGTAGCGAAAAAGTGCTTTGTTTAAGTTATCTAGAAGGAACAAAAATAAGCGATTTAGAAAAACTAAAAACACAAGAAATTGATTTACCGGTGATTGCAGAAATAGGAGCCATCAGCTATTTAAAACAACTAGTAAATTATGGTTTTTTTCATGCAGACCCTCATCCGGGGAATCTAGCAGTATCAAATGAGGGTAAATTGATTTTTTATGATTTTGGAATGATGGGAAATATTTCAAATAATCTTCAAACAAGATTAGAGGGGATGGTTAAGGCTGCTGCTTTAAGAGACGCCTCATCACTTGTTAGTCAATTACAACAAGCCGGGCTAATTTCAAAAGATATTGATGTTGGGCCTGTCAGAAGATTAGTCAGATTGATGCTTAAAGAAGCATTAACTCCACCATTTAGTCCCAATATTATTGAAAAATTATCTGGAGATCTTTACGAACTTGTTTATGAAACACCATTTCAACTACCAGTAGATTTAATCTTTGTGATGAGAGCATTATCAACTTTTGAAGGAGTTGGTAGAATGCTTGATCCAGGGTTTAACCTTGTATCAGTTACCAAGCCTTATTTAATAGAACTCATGACTTCAAATAATCAAACTCCCAATGATTTAATTAATCAATTTGGAAGGCAAGTTGGTGAACTTGGATCTAAAGCGGTTGGAATTCCCAAAAGAATTGATGAAAGTTTAGAAAGATTGGAGCAGGGGGATTTACAATTGCAAATAAGAATGGGAGAGTCTGATAGGCAATTCAAAAAAATGTTTACTGCTCAAAAAACTTTAGGCCATTCAATTCTTATAGGAAGCTTATCAATTGCATCCGCTTTACTTGTAACCAATAAACAAAATAATTTTGCATTGTTGCCACTTTTTTTTG
- a CDS encoding transcriptional regulator: MKRLDLIFSERELDAIIKTLEKANVPGYTVMKHATGRGPERVVTEDMEFTGFGSNVHVIVFCEQEIIDKMRDNIRDDLSYYGGVAYISEATPL, from the coding sequence ATGAAAAGATTAGACTTGATATTTAGTGAAAGAGAACTAGATGCAATCATTAAAACATTAGAAAAAGCTAATGTTCCTGGATATACAGTTATGAAACATGCTACTGGAAGGGGGCCTGAAAGAGTTGTTACTGAAGATATGGAATTTACAGGATTTGGATCAAATGTTCATGTAATTGTTTTTTGTGAACAAGAAATAATAGATAAAATGAGAGACAATATTAGAGATGACTTAAGTTATTACGGAGGAGTAGCTTATATTTCTGAGGCTACACCCCTCTAA
- a CDS encoding FAD-dependent oxidoreductase, with product MEIIESDVVIIGGGPAGCTCALYTSRSNLKTVILDKNPSVGALAITHQIANYPGVPVDISGEKLLTLMREQAVQYGTDYRRAQVFGIDASGELKIVYTPEGTFKAKALVLASGAMGRPASFKGEADFLGKGVSYCATCDGAFYKNREVAVVGVNKEAIEEATVLTKFASTVHWITSSDPKSDNEEAMDLMGNSNIKHWSRTRLLEILGDEMGVNGVVVKNKQEENPINLNLDGVFVYMSGSKPITDFLGDQIALKEDGGVIVDDFMSTNSAGVWAIGDIRNTPFKQAVVAASDGCIAAMSIDRYLNSRKNIRVDWIHS from the coding sequence TTGGAAATCATTGAGTCAGATGTAGTTATTATCGGAGGAGGCCCGGCCGGATGTACTTGCGCACTTTACACATCTCGTTCAAATTTAAAGACAGTTATTTTAGATAAAAATCCATCTGTTGGCGCCTTAGCAATAACTCATCAAATAGCTAATTATCCAGGTGTCCCGGTTGATATAAGTGGCGAGAAATTACTTACTCTAATGAGAGAACAGGCTGTACAATATGGCACAGACTATAGAAGAGCACAAGTGTTTGGAATAGACGCTAGTGGAGAACTGAAAATAGTTTATACACCTGAAGGTACTTTCAAAGCTAAAGCCCTTGTACTTGCAAGTGGGGCTATGGGTAGACCTGCATCATTTAAGGGTGAAGCGGATTTTCTTGGCAAAGGAGTAAGTTATTGTGCGACGTGTGATGGCGCTTTTTATAAAAATAGAGAAGTTGCGGTTGTTGGAGTCAATAAGGAGGCAATTGAAGAGGCAACCGTTCTTACTAAATTTGCATCAACTGTGCATTGGATTACATCAAGTGATCCCAAATCAGATAATGAAGAAGCTATGGATTTGATGGGTAATTCAAATATAAAACATTGGAGTAGAACGAGATTATTGGAAATATTGGGTGATGAGATGGGAGTAAATGGGGTTGTTGTTAAAAATAAGCAAGAAGAAAATCCCATCAATTTAAATTTAGATGGAGTCTTTGTCTATATGAGTGGTTCAAAGCCAATTACTGATTTTTTAGGGGATCAAATTGCTTTAAAAGAGGACGGAGGAGTTATTGTGGATGACTTTATGTCTACAAACTCTGCTGGAGTATGGGCTATTGGAGATATAAGAAATACACCATTTAAGCAAGCTGTTGTTGCAGCTTCTGATGGGTGCATTGCCGCAATGTCAATTGATAGATACTTAAATAGTAGAAAAAATATAAGAGTAGATTGGATTCATTCTTAA